The following DNA comes from Chitinophaga nivalis.
GCCAGTACAGGGATGAGTAGTAATTTTTTCATGGATAAATGAATGAGTGAAATAATTTGTTTGAGCAAGAGTAAAATACTTTTGCTACATTTTTAAATATCGTGTGACAGATAATGTCGGCGTTTAACTGGAAAAGGGCTGTCTGTATAATTGTTGGCAGGAAGCAGAAAAAAATAACATGAATAGATAGCAGATAGTAAAAGTTGTCATGTCGGTGAGCAGCAGTGGATATATCAGGGGGATACTTTTTTTTAATCATCTTTATAAGTGGTATAAATGGTGTGGCAGCGGGGAGTTGTAATATTGTATAGCTAACGTATTCCATCACTCCCCAACTCCTTGTCCTATGAACGATTATTTTACACATGGCCGCTTTATACATTATCTTATTTGTTTAGTGTCTGTTTGTTTACTCTTGCCGGCTGTTTCCCATGCACAGACGTATGCCAATAATCAAACCACGGGTGTAACAGGTCTTTGTCTGTTATGCGGTGTGATCAATCCGGGTAATGCGGTAGATAACACTAACCTGAATGATTATTCGGAATTCAATATTACAGTTGGATTATTAGGCGTTACGGTTTACCAGACGCTCATTTTTCCGGCAACAGGTACTACTGCCTGTGATTCCCTGGTGATAGGTATCGGCAGTTCCAATGCATTGCTGTCTGCCAATTTATTGGGAGGCGTATCTGTACAAACATTTAACGGCACGATACCGAATAATGATTCTGTAACCGTCAGCGCTCCGGTGTTACGATTACTACAATCAAACACAAGGGGTGAGATCGTATTGAAACCCAACCGGCCCTATGACCGGGTACGGCTCACACTCAACAGCAGTTTATTGGGGCTGCTGAATAATTTCAGGATTTATTATGCCTACAGGCGTGCAGGTAAGCCTGCCGCCCCGGTGTTTACCGTACCACAAGGGATCGCCTGCGGCAAACAAAAACTGGTGATCACTAATCATACAAAAGGCATCGACTATAATGTACGGATACGATATACCAGTTTCACCTTACCTCAACCTATTGATACTGCTTTTGTCGTGAAAAATAATGATACCATTGTTACACCTGATCCGATCAGTTATATTTATCTGCAGGCAGATGTATATGTGCAGGCCGTCAATCCTTTTACCGGCTGTAAGTCAGATACTGCGCGCAAAAGCTATGTACAGGGAGGCTATGCAGAATTACCGGTGGCAGATGCAGACAGCGTCACGATCTGTAAAAAAGATACGGCACGATTGCATGCCTATACACCCAGCTCCACGATACCGGTCATTCGCTGGTATAATGCACCTGCCGGTGGTATCCTGTTGCATACCGGTAGTTATTATGCCGTATCACCGGATACGAATACCACTTATTATGTTACAGCTGCGTTGGATTGTGAACATCAGCAAAGAAGACCTGTAAAAGTGATCGTAAGGAAACTACCCGATCCGGTGTACACAGTGCCGGGTGGTTTTGTATGTGGCAGCTCCCGGTTGCCGGTTTTAAATCACCAGCCAGGTTATAACTACCGGGTGCGGATTATTTATACCCTTTTCAGCAATCCGCTGGCAGATACGGCTTATGTGGTCTATAACAGGGATACTATTTTTGTACCTGCCCTGAACCCTGTCAATGGGGCCAATGCAGCGGTATATGTACAGGCCGTTGATCCGCTTTCCGGTTGCCGGTCTGATAGTGTACGTATGGTATTTACCTTAGGCGGAACGCCGGGATTACCGCTGGTAGATAAAGATAGCATCGCTGTTTGCCGCGGTAGTAACGCAACGTTGCATGGTTATTATACCAGCAGCAGTTTGTTGCAGGTACGCTGGTATGATGCGCCTGTGGGAGGTCAGCTGCTGTATACCGGTAATTATTTTACCGTGAATCCGGTTGCTTCCACTGTGTATTATGTGAGTGGCATGGGTACCTGTGAAAGCCAGGCCCGCAAACCGGTAAAAGTAACTGTGTTATCCTGTTCCGTTGCTGCAAACAGTAGTGGATATAACAAGGGTAAAGAAGATGGCACTTCCCTTACGGCATCGCCGAATCCCACCAGTGGAGAGGTTAAATTTGCCGCTGCTGCTGATCTGACAGGTGGTGTGATCGTGGTGTATGACCAAAGGGGGAAGGAAGTGTTTTATGGAGTGTTACAGCAAGCGGTCTTCCGTTTTCCATCCTCCATTATTCCGGGTATATATATGATCCGGATTACTACACCATCCCGTAAACAGTATACAACCCGGATATTACTGATCAGATAATGGATGTTTGTTTATTACATTGAAATCGGCTGTTGATATCAACAGCTGATTTCAATGTAATAAATATGCGCAGGGTATAATGATGATAAAGCCGGTTTATCATCTTCCGGAATCCTATATAGCATACTCTTGCTGTAGTACTGTAGAACAGTACCTGTACAGGGAATAAAGAGTGGCCTGGTTAAATCATGCACATAGCAGTGCTAACGGTTAATTTTAACAGATGTAGCGTAGGCTTTATCCCAATGCTCCATTATCTCCCGGCTGGATTAGCATTGTTATCATCCCTTAAAATAACCCAATACAATGACGCAATTTTACTTCATCAACAAGATGACAGGATTGATCCTGCTCTTACTTTGCCTGTCGTCCGGCAAGCTGCAGGCGCAGCTATACGCCAATAGCCAAACAAATGGCAGTACCGGACTATGTGTACTTTGCGGTGTCAGTAATCCGGAAAATCCGGTGAACAATGCCAGTCTGGATGATTATTCCACATTTAATATCACAGCAGGATTACTGGGCGTGACGCTTTATCAGACCCTGATATTTCCGGCACAAAGTACCCCTGGCTGTGATTCACTCATCATTGGTATTGGCAGTGGCGCCGCGTTACTGTCGGTAAATCTCCTGGGTGGGGTTACAGTACAAACCTTTAATGGCGCCACAGCGAATAATGATTTACAGACGATCAGTGTAGCGGCACTGCGATTGCTGCAAACAAATAACCGGGGTGAAATTACCTTAAAACCATCCCAGACCTTCGACCGGGTAAAGGTAACCCTGAACAGTACTTTAGTAGGATTATTAAATTCCCTGCAGTTGTATTATGCGTATCGTAAGCCGGCAGTCCCCACGCCGGTAGGAACAGACAGTGTGGCCATCTGTGCCGGCAATACAACTACCGTTTCGGTGACCACCGCACCGGGAACTACCGTCAGCTGGTACAATGCAGCCGCGGGAGGTACGTTGCTGGCCACCGGCAACAGCTATAATGTAAGTCCGCTGGTGACGACCACTTATTATGCAGAAGCCACGCAGGGTGGTTGTAAAAGCCTGCGGAAAGCAGTGAAGGTAATCATCCGGCCTAAACCGGCGAATCCGGTGTATACGGTACCACAGGGAGCCGGATGTGGTCCGGTATCCATCGTGGTCACGAATTACAAGGTTGGTATCAACTACCGGGTGCGGGTAAAATACGGCCAAACATTCAGTACCCTGCTGGATACTGCCTATACGGTTACCAACAGCGCCACCATTCCGTTGCCTGATTTTATCAATAACATCACCTATCAGGCAGATACCTATATACAGGCGGTGGATGCGCTCACAGGCTGTAAATCGGATACGGTACACCAGGCATTTATCCGGGGCGGGTCCGCAGAGTTACCTACGGTGGATGCCGACAGCGTAACCATTTGCAAAGGCAAGAGCGCGACGTTACATGCCTATACGCCTACTTCTGCGTTCTGGCCGATCCGTTGGTATGATGCACCTGTTGGCGGCCGGTTACTCTATACCGGAAATTATTATACCGTTAGTCCCAACCAAACAACTATCTACTATGTAACGGCTATTTCTGCCTGCGAATATCCGCGGCGTAAAGCTGTGAAGGTAGTGGTTACCCGGCTGCCGGATCCTGTTTATACGGTGCCGCAGGGATTCGTTTGCGGTAACCGTGGCAGCTTGTCGTTGCCGGTAACCAATCACAGGGCCGGACTGATTTATAAGGTAAGAAATGTATATACCGCCAATACTGCCGTATTGCTGGATACATCCTATACGGTTACCAGCAATACGATTGTTACACCGGTATTTCTGTATACCATTCCGGTGCAGTCAGATATTTATGTGCAGGCGGCAGATGTTCTCACGGGTTGTATATCAGATAGTGTACACCAGCAGTTTGTACTGGATGCCTGGGGTGCCTATCCGGATGTGAGCGCGGATAGTGTGACCATCTGCAGTGGCAACAGCGTTACGTTGCATGCCAATGTACCCGCGGCGCCACTGCTGAATATCCGTTGGTACAATGCACCGGTAGGAGGTACGTTGTTATATACCGGGAAAGACTATACGGTAACACCGGCGGTAACCACTACCTATTATGTCACGTCTGCTTTCTCCTGCGAATACCCATTCAGGCGGCCGGTAAAGGTGATCGTGAACCCTTGTCCGTTAAGTACCGCTTCGCCGGTAAAAGCAGCTGATCAACTCACCTTGTACCCCAATCCATCGGTGGGCACCATCTGGTTTGCCGGTGATAAGCAGGAGCTGACCGGCAGCCGGTTTATTATCAGTAACCTGTATGGACGGGAAGTGCAACGGGGCGTCTTAAATCAGCATCGGTTGGTGCTGGCGGCAGATTTGCCTGCCGGTATTTATTTTATCCGGATTATGACGGATAAACAGGAACGCTATCACGGTAAAATAGTACTGCAACGATAAAATATATAAATGTCTTTCAACAGAAAAAGCTGACCCGTCCGGTTGGCTTTTTTTGTTGAAAGACAGATGGCAGAAAGAAGCGGCAGGTTGTTTTACTAAGTGGGTAAATAGCCGGAAAAGGATGGTAAGGAGGCAATAAGGTGTGGTAAACAGCCATTCCGGTGATGTCAGCAGGCAACCAAGGGGCGGCAACTGACAACGTTGCGGTGTACATACACAGTCAGGCGTTGTCAGGAGGCAGTCAGGCGTGGTAAGCAGACAGTCTGGCACAGTCAGCAGGCAATCAGGCCAGGTAAGCGGGCAGAAATGGATCGTCAGCAGGGGATATGCGGTATATAGCGGGCAATATAGGCAGGTGATAAAGGAAGCAGATAACACCCCGGACGGGTAGTATCCTGGTCATAGGGGTAACCAGGATACAAGTAAATGATAGCTGTGGGGGAGCCGTGTATGCTCCGCGCATCGGGACTATCTTAATTTGGCTGCATAGTTTTTACCAACATGTTTGTTGATATAGCTGTTCAGCCCGCGACCGGACAAGGCCAGCGTTTTCATTTGTTCTACCGCGCCGCTGCCCGGTTGATCGTAATCATACAGGTAGGCTGCATCACCGTTAAATTCTACCGTAATGGAATCCGGACCAATGAGAAAAGAAGTGACGGCGGATGCGCCATCCAGGTTTTGATAAATTTGCATGTGTTGTTTGTTGATGGGTGTGTGAATAAATAGCAACCGGTACATAAGCTGATGCTGGTACTGTAGGTATGCTATGATGATTGTCAGGCAAATAAAGCACGAAAGAAAAATGCGGTTGTCGGGGAGGTATTTAATGTATGTTGCTTAACCAACCCATAACAAATAGCAGCTACTTTAGGTAGGGATAAATAGCTATATGCTGGTGTTGATTGGTTGGTGGCCGTTTGATACCCGCTGAAGTTTGTACTGCTTTTGTATAGCGATTATAGATAGCCGTATCGGCAGTATGGGAAAAAAAGCAGCCATTAGCAGGGGTTATTTTTCCGTATAGGAACGTCATTTATTTTTTTGGGAGATACTATTTTTTTCCGTAACTGCATCCCCGTGAGCCGGGCAGGAGAGGGCCGTTGATCCGGTTGATTAGTCATCCTGTTTATATGGATACCTACTTGTTATCATCGGTTAACCTTGCCCGTTATGAGGCAATAAATACCATATCCATTACCGTTAGGAAGGTAACAGGCATCAGACAAAAGTGTAAATCTATCTAGTTAAATGATTGATTTGCAGTTGTTTAGTAAATTAATGCGGTGAATTGTCAGTGTGTTGGCACAGACTTTGCAAAGAGGCTGCTGTTCTAACTAAACCGTTATGTTACTCACACGCTATGGACGTTATAGCAAAAAAAAAACTGAGTATTATAATTTAACCCAATTATTTTTTTTATGAGCATGTTTACGAAAATTGGGAAGTCTTTAATGTTGGCTTCTTCTGCTTTGGCATTAACAGGTACTGCATTTGCGCAGGATAGTACACACAAAAAAGTTGATCGTGTTACCCCTTTTAATGGTGTGAAAGATTATCGCACATGGTCTGTAGGCGTATGGGGTGGCGGTTCCGCTGCTTTTGGTCCTGTCGGAGGCCCTTATTATTTCAACAATTTTGATTTTAATAATGCAGGGTTAGTGTACGGTGGTTATATTAAAAAGCAAATTTTCCACAATTTTGGTCTGCAGGCAGACTTCATGAGAGGTCAGGTAAAAGGATCCACCAAAGCTTCTCAAACATTGGCAGGTGGTATCACCTCCTTTAAAACAGATATCGACTGGTCTGCATCCGTAAGCGGTGTATTCAGCCTGGGAAGTATCAACTGGTTGAACAAACAAAGCTATATCATTCCTTACGTATCTGCCGGTGCCGGTGCGATTGGTTTCAAACCAAGCATACAGGCAGGCGATGGTAGCGCAACACCCGTACTGAATTCCGATGGCAGCAATACCCACAGAGAATTATTTATTCCGGTTGGTGTAGGTGCTAAATTCAACGTAGCGCGTGGTGTAAACATTGATCTGGCATACACGGCCAACTTCGTTAACAGTAAAGTGTTTGACGGTGTAAACAGTGGCAACAAAGACAAATTCTCCACCGCACGTTTAGGGGTTGAATTTGCGCTGGGTAACAAGAAAAAACCACAGCTGGCAGTTGTAAATCCTGCTGCACAGGCAACCATGGATTTAATGGATAAAAATGCCGCGCTGAAAAATTCCCTGACAGAAAGCGATGCACGTAATCAGGCTGCTATTTCTCAGTTGCAAGGTGAAATTGCCGCTATGAAACAGGATACCGATGGTGATGGCGTTCCGGATTTCCTGGATAAATGCCCGAACACACCAGCAGGTACAAAAGTAGATGGTTCCGGTTGTCCGCTGCCAACGCCTGTACAGGTAGTGAAAGAAAAAATCATTGTAACAGATGCCGATAAGAAAGTTGTAAAAGACGCGATCGACAACCTGGAATTTGATTTGGGTAAAGCTACCATCAGACCAACCTCTTTCTCCAGCCTGGATAAAGTAGCTGCTTTACTGGTAGAGAAAAACTTCAGTCTGAAATTAGCCGGTCATACCGACAACACTGGTTCTGCCGCTACCAACATGCGTTTGTCTAAAGGACGTGCAGAAGCCATTAAATCTTACCTGGTATCCAAAGGTGCCAATCCTTCCCGGATTGAAGCTACCGGATACGGATCTAATCAGCCAATTGCTTCCAACAAAACAGCAGCTGGCCGTCAACAGAACAGACGTGTAGAATTTACGCTGTATTAATCTGTGGCAAAGGTCCACTTTTAATATACCGTTATGGTAATATTGAAACTGCTCTGTTTTACAGGGCAGTTTCTTTTTTTAGTATAGATAGGAAAGATAAGACCTGCGCCCTGCGCAGGTTTTTTTATGAGAGACAGGATCATGTGTTACGAAAGGAATGCCTATGATGTGATATCGTTGGCTTTTGCGTAGCTTCGTGAAGAATATATTTTATCATA
Coding sequences within:
- a CDS encoding Ig-like domain-containing protein; its protein translation is MNDYFTHGRFIHYLICLVSVCLLLPAVSHAQTYANNQTTGVTGLCLLCGVINPGNAVDNTNLNDYSEFNITVGLLGVTVYQTLIFPATGTTACDSLVIGIGSSNALLSANLLGGVSVQTFNGTIPNNDSVTVSAPVLRLLQSNTRGEIVLKPNRPYDRVRLTLNSSLLGLLNNFRIYYAYRRAGKPAAPVFTVPQGIACGKQKLVITNHTKGIDYNVRIRYTSFTLPQPIDTAFVVKNNDTIVTPDPISYIYLQADVYVQAVNPFTGCKSDTARKSYVQGGYAELPVADADSVTICKKDTARLHAYTPSSTIPVIRWYNAPAGGILLHTGSYYAVSPDTNTTYYVTAALDCEHQQRRPVKVIVRKLPDPVYTVPGGFVCGSSRLPVLNHQPGYNYRVRIIYTLFSNPLADTAYVVYNRDTIFVPALNPVNGANAAVYVQAVDPLSGCRSDSVRMVFTLGGTPGLPLVDKDSIAVCRGSNATLHGYYTSSSLLQVRWYDAPVGGQLLYTGNYFTVNPVASTVYYVSGMGTCESQARKPVKVTVLSCSVAANSSGYNKGKEDGTSLTASPNPTSGEVKFAAAADLTGGVIVVYDQRGKEVFYGVLQQAVFRFPSSIIPGIYMIRITTPSRKQYTTRILLIR
- a CDS encoding Ig-like domain-containing protein yields the protein MTQFYFINKMTGLILLLLCLSSGKLQAQLYANSQTNGSTGLCVLCGVSNPENPVNNASLDDYSTFNITAGLLGVTLYQTLIFPAQSTPGCDSLIIGIGSGAALLSVNLLGGVTVQTFNGATANNDLQTISVAALRLLQTNNRGEITLKPSQTFDRVKVTLNSTLVGLLNSLQLYYAYRKPAVPTPVGTDSVAICAGNTTTVSVTTAPGTTVSWYNAAAGGTLLATGNSYNVSPLVTTTYYAEATQGGCKSLRKAVKVIIRPKPANPVYTVPQGAGCGPVSIVVTNYKVGINYRVRVKYGQTFSTLLDTAYTVTNSATIPLPDFINNITYQADTYIQAVDALTGCKSDTVHQAFIRGGSAELPTVDADSVTICKGKSATLHAYTPTSAFWPIRWYDAPVGGRLLYTGNYYTVSPNQTTIYYVTAISACEYPRRKAVKVVVTRLPDPVYTVPQGFVCGNRGSLSLPVTNHRAGLIYKVRNVYTANTAVLLDTSYTVTSNTIVTPVFLYTIPVQSDIYVQAADVLTGCISDSVHQQFVLDAWGAYPDVSADSVTICSGNSVTLHANVPAAPLLNIRWYNAPVGGTLLYTGKDYTVTPAVTTTYYVTSAFSCEYPFRRPVKVIVNPCPLSTASPVKAADQLTLYPNPSVGTIWFAGDKQELTGSRFIISNLYGREVQRGVLNQHRLVLAADLPAGIYFIRIMTDKQERYHGKIVLQR
- a CDS encoding OmpA family protein translates to MFTKIGKSLMLASSALALTGTAFAQDSTHKKVDRVTPFNGVKDYRTWSVGVWGGGSAAFGPVGGPYYFNNFDFNNAGLVYGGYIKKQIFHNFGLQADFMRGQVKGSTKASQTLAGGITSFKTDIDWSASVSGVFSLGSINWLNKQSYIIPYVSAGAGAIGFKPSIQAGDGSATPVLNSDGSNTHRELFIPVGVGAKFNVARGVNIDLAYTANFVNSKVFDGVNSGNKDKFSTARLGVEFALGNKKKPQLAVVNPAAQATMDLMDKNAALKNSLTESDARNQAAISQLQGEIAAMKQDTDGDGVPDFLDKCPNTPAGTKVDGSGCPLPTPVQVVKEKIIVTDADKKVVKDAIDNLEFDLGKATIRPTSFSSLDKVAALLVEKNFSLKLAGHTDNTGSAATNMRLSKGRAEAIKSYLVSKGANPSRIEATGYGSNQPIASNKTAAGRQQNRRVEFTLY